Proteins from one Trichoplusia ni isolate ovarian cell line Hi5 chromosome 9, tn1, whole genome shotgun sequence genomic window:
- the LOC113497551 gene encoding proton-coupled amino acid transporter-like protein CG1139, with the protein MNDEKQPLLTGPSNTVDNLEQPVELVTDPVSTSSEKPKGDYHPASERCLEHPTSNFDTLIHLLKANIGTGILAMPDAFKNAGLVLGVFGTLLMGAICTHCMHVLVSCAHELCIRSQKPSLSFSDVVEDSFASGPVSLRPYAKTMRNIVNVFLVITQLGFCCVYFLFVATNLQDTMHFFHINLSVHVYLALLFPPILALAVVKNLKYLTPVSLIASIMTAWGLVITFYYIFQDLPPTNTVKAFSSWHQLPLYFGTAIYAFEGIGVILPLENNMKTPEDFGGWNGVLNTGMVIVACLYTAIGFFGYLKYGERVQGSITLNLPNSLLAQSVRAVMAISIFLSYCLQFYVPMNIVWPYVKSKLTSEQTLKHGEAVTRFVLISITFLAAALIPNLSGIISLVGAFSSSALALIFPPLIEIMTCWPDQLGKNRWKLYKDIVIIIFGVTGFIFGTFINVKNIFFDG; encoded by the exons atgaaCGATGAAAAGCAACCACTGCTCACGGGACCCAGCAATACAGTTGATAATCTTGAACAACCAGTAGAATTAGTGACAGACCCAGTTTCGACTTCTAGTGAGAAACCCAAAGGTGACTACCACCCAGCTTCAGAAAGATGTTTAGAACATCCAACTTCCAACTTCGATACTCTCATTCACCTTCTAAAAGCAAATATTGGCACTGGAATTTTAGCAATGCCAGATGCTTTTAAAAATGCAGGTCTTGTACTTG GTGTATTTGGTACATTACTAATGGGTGCAATATGCACTCATTGCATGCATGTGCTAGTGTCATGTGCACATGAACTATGCATCAGAAGTCAGAAGCCTTCATTAAGCTTTTCCGATGTAGTTGAAGACTCTTTCGCATCAGGTCCTGTTTCCTTAAGGCCATATGCTAAAACAATGCG gaATATTGTCAATGTATTTCTGGTAATAACACAATTGGGATTTTGCTGTGTTTACTTTCTATTTGTTGCCACTAACCTTCAAGACACAATGCATTTTTTCCATATAAATTTAAGTGTACATGTGTACTTGGCTTTATTATTCCCGCCGATACTCGCCCTGGCTGTGGTGAAGAACTTAAAGTACCTGACTCCAGTATCTCTGATAGCCTCTATAATGACCGCTTGGGGCCTTGTGATAACATTTTACTACATATTTCAAGATTTGCCTCCTACCAATACTGTGAAAGCATTTTCTAGTTGGCATCAACTGCCTTTATATTTTGGGACGGCTATATATGCGTTTGAAGGCATAGGAGTG ATCTTACCTTTAGAGAATAATATGAAAACGCCAGAGGACTTTGGCGGTTGGAACGGAGTGCTGAACACAGGCATGGTGATCGTGGCCTGTTTGTATACAGCCATTGGATTTTTCGGCTATTTGAAGTACGGTGAACGTGTACAAGGAAGCATAACTCTTAACCTGCCGAACTCTTT acTAGCGCAAAGCGTCCGGGCAGTGATGGcgatatcgatatttttatcatattgcCTACAGTTCTACGTTCCCATGAACATAGTATGGCCGTATGTGAAATCAAAACTTACATCGGAACAAACACTCAAACACGGTGAAGCAGTGACTCGGTTTGTGCTAATTTCAATAACAT TTTTAGCGGCAGCCCTGATTCCGAACTTGAGTGGAATAATTTCATTGGTGGGGGCGTTTAGCAGCTCTGCGCTTGCGCTGATCTTCCCACCACTCATAGAAATCATGACGTGCTGGCCTGACCAGCTAGGCAAGAACCGCTGGAAGCTCTACAAAGACATCGTGATAATCATCTTCGGTGTCACAGGCTTCATATTTGGCACTTTCATTAAcgtaaagaatatatttttcgaCGGATAA
- the LOC113497644 gene encoding probable protein S-acyltransferase 23 isoform X1: MYNMLKVYPSPGAARGVWALPQPPPCTMAAEEPLPPCSPMSPDAPAAPPRTITSINQHSDLHQLIFEAVRSGEVSEIERLVEKLGVEVLSARDQHGYTPAHWAALDGSVAVMRYLIERGAPIDLSCLGTQGPRPIHWACRKGHASVVQVLLQSGVAVNAADFKGLTPLMTACMYGKTATAAYLLGMGAATRLSDINGDTALHWAAYKGHADLVRLLIYSGVPLHCTDNFGSTPLHLACLSGNLTCVRLLCEKVKAELEPRDKNGKTPLMLAQSHRHIEVVKLLQKEMKRKSHWMPPLSELWALLFGGAGDSKGPLLFFLVSVLLWGYPMYIIRCIPLTWNTLRLSHYCFLYWNAIMWLSWVIANRRDPGYMPQNSETYYRAIRQIPYYDKWKKRNVILSRLCHTCRCLRPLRAKHCRICKRCVAYFDHHCPFIYNCVGVRNRMWFFLFVMSVAINCTLSIYFACYCLLLEGFGLLYVLGLLEAITFCALGWILTCTSILHACMNLTTNEMFNYKRYPYLRDKRGRYQNPFSRGPIMNLIEFFVCLPDKCDEQDIFHEENI; encoded by the exons ATGTATAACATGCTAAAG GTGTACCCTAGTCcgggggcggcgcgcggcgtgtgGGCGCTGCCGCAGCCGCCCCCCTGCACGATGGCGGCGGAGGAGCCTCTGCCCCCGTGCTCCCCTATGTCACCGGACGCGCCAGCAGCGCCCCCGAGGACTATAACCAGCATCAATCAGCATTCTGACCTACATCAGCTCATTTTTGAAGCTGTGCGATCCGg GGAAGTGTCAGAAATTGAGAGGCTTGTAGAAAAACTGGGTGTAGAAGTGCTGAGCGCTCGAGATCAGCATGGGTACACTCCAGCTCACTGGGCTGCACTGGACGGCAGCGTCGCCGTCATGCGCTACCTCATAGAACGAGGAGCACCTATTGATCTCTCTTGTTTAGGCACGCAG GGCCCCCGTCCGATCCACTGGGCTTGCCGCAAGGGCCACGCGTCTGTGGTTCAGGTTCTGTTGCAATCTGGAGTTGCTGTCAATGCTGCTGATTTCAAAG GTTTAACACCTCTGATGACAGCTTGCATGTATGGAAAGACCGCAACGGCTGCATATCTCCTGGGCATGGGTGCAGCGACCAGGCTTTCAGACATCAATGGAGACACCGCCCTCCATTGGGCAGCATACAAGGGTCACGCAGATTTAGTACGCCTGCTAATTTATTCAGGAGTACCTTTGCACTGCACTGATAATTTCGGTTCCACGCCATTACATTTGGCCTGTCTCTCTGGAAATCTGACTTGCGTTAGGTTGCTCTGTGAGAAG gtCAAGGCTGAACTGGAACCTCGTGATAAAAATGGGAAAACTCCGTTAATGCTAGCTCAAAGTCATCGACATATTGAAGTGGTGAAATTACTGCAAAAAGAGATGAAACGTAAATCTCATTGGATGCCACCACTCTCAGAGCTATGGGCTCTCTTATTTGGAGGGGCAGGGGACTCTAAGGGACCCCTACTTTTCTTCCTAGTATCAGTACTTCTATGGGGTTATCCAATGTATATAATTAGATGCATACCTTTGACTTGGAATACATTGCGTCTATCTCATTATTGCTTTCTATATTGGAATGCCATTATGTGGTTAAGCTGGGTAATCGCTAATAGACGGGATCCGGGCTACATGCCACAGAATTCGGAGACCTATTACAGAGCTATCAGGCAGATCCCGTACTACGACAAATGGAAGAAGAGGAATGTTATTCTGTCCCGGTTGTGCCATACATGTCGGTGTTTGCGACCCTTGAG GGCTAAACATTGCCGTATCTGCAAACGTTGTGTGGCCTATTTCGACCACCACTGCCCCTTCATCTACAACTGTGTGGGTGTCCGCAACAGGATGTGGTTCTTCCTGTTTGTGATGAGCGTGGCTATAAACTGCACTCTGTCCATATACTTCGCTTGCTACTGCCTTTTACTTGAAGGATTTGGGCTCCTTTATGTCCTGGGGCTATTGGAAGCTATCACTTTTTGTGCCTTGGGATGGATCCTCACATGTACTTCC ATTCTACACGCCTGCATGAATTTGACGACGAACGAAATGTTCAATTACAAAAGATATCCCTATTTGAGAGATAAAAGGGGTCGTTATCAGAATCCGTTTTCCCGGGGCCCTATTATGAACTTAATCGAGTTCTTTGTGTGCCTACCCGACAAATGCGACGAACAAGATATATTCCACGAGGAGAACATATGA
- the LOC113497644 gene encoding probable protein S-acyltransferase 23 isoform X2 has protein sequence MAAEEPLPPCSPMSPDAPAAPPRTITSINQHSDLHQLIFEAVRSGEVSEIERLVEKLGVEVLSARDQHGYTPAHWAALDGSVAVMRYLIERGAPIDLSCLGTQGPRPIHWACRKGHASVVQVLLQSGVAVNAADFKGLTPLMTACMYGKTATAAYLLGMGAATRLSDINGDTALHWAAYKGHADLVRLLIYSGVPLHCTDNFGSTPLHLACLSGNLTCVRLLCEKVKAELEPRDKNGKTPLMLAQSHRHIEVVKLLQKEMKRKSHWMPPLSELWALLFGGAGDSKGPLLFFLVSVLLWGYPMYIIRCIPLTWNTLRLSHYCFLYWNAIMWLSWVIANRRDPGYMPQNSETYYRAIRQIPYYDKWKKRNVILSRLCHTCRCLRPLRAKHCRICKRCVAYFDHHCPFIYNCVGVRNRMWFFLFVMSVAINCTLSIYFACYCLLLEGFGLLYVLGLLEAITFCALGWILTCTSILHACMNLTTNEMFNYKRYPYLRDKRGRYQNPFSRGPIMNLIEFFVCLPDKCDEQDIFHEENI, from the exons ATGGCGGCGGAGGAGCCTCTGCCCCCGTGCTCCCCTATGTCACCGGACGCGCCAGCAGCGCCCCCGAGGACTATAACCAGCATCAATCAGCATTCTGACCTACATCAGCTCATTTTTGAAGCTGTGCGATCCGg GGAAGTGTCAGAAATTGAGAGGCTTGTAGAAAAACTGGGTGTAGAAGTGCTGAGCGCTCGAGATCAGCATGGGTACACTCCAGCTCACTGGGCTGCACTGGACGGCAGCGTCGCCGTCATGCGCTACCTCATAGAACGAGGAGCACCTATTGATCTCTCTTGTTTAGGCACGCAG GGCCCCCGTCCGATCCACTGGGCTTGCCGCAAGGGCCACGCGTCTGTGGTTCAGGTTCTGTTGCAATCTGGAGTTGCTGTCAATGCTGCTGATTTCAAAG GTTTAACACCTCTGATGACAGCTTGCATGTATGGAAAGACCGCAACGGCTGCATATCTCCTGGGCATGGGTGCAGCGACCAGGCTTTCAGACATCAATGGAGACACCGCCCTCCATTGGGCAGCATACAAGGGTCACGCAGATTTAGTACGCCTGCTAATTTATTCAGGAGTACCTTTGCACTGCACTGATAATTTCGGTTCCACGCCATTACATTTGGCCTGTCTCTCTGGAAATCTGACTTGCGTTAGGTTGCTCTGTGAGAAG gtCAAGGCTGAACTGGAACCTCGTGATAAAAATGGGAAAACTCCGTTAATGCTAGCTCAAAGTCATCGACATATTGAAGTGGTGAAATTACTGCAAAAAGAGATGAAACGTAAATCTCATTGGATGCCACCACTCTCAGAGCTATGGGCTCTCTTATTTGGAGGGGCAGGGGACTCTAAGGGACCCCTACTTTTCTTCCTAGTATCAGTACTTCTATGGGGTTATCCAATGTATATAATTAGATGCATACCTTTGACTTGGAATACATTGCGTCTATCTCATTATTGCTTTCTATATTGGAATGCCATTATGTGGTTAAGCTGGGTAATCGCTAATAGACGGGATCCGGGCTACATGCCACAGAATTCGGAGACCTATTACAGAGCTATCAGGCAGATCCCGTACTACGACAAATGGAAGAAGAGGAATGTTATTCTGTCCCGGTTGTGCCATACATGTCGGTGTTTGCGACCCTTGAG GGCTAAACATTGCCGTATCTGCAAACGTTGTGTGGCCTATTTCGACCACCACTGCCCCTTCATCTACAACTGTGTGGGTGTCCGCAACAGGATGTGGTTCTTCCTGTTTGTGATGAGCGTGGCTATAAACTGCACTCTGTCCATATACTTCGCTTGCTACTGCCTTTTACTTGAAGGATTTGGGCTCCTTTATGTCCTGGGGCTATTGGAAGCTATCACTTTTTGTGCCTTGGGATGGATCCTCACATGTACTTCC ATTCTACACGCCTGCATGAATTTGACGACGAACGAAATGTTCAATTACAAAAGATATCCCTATTTGAGAGATAAAAGGGGTCGTTATCAGAATCCGTTTTCCCGGGGCCCTATTATGAACTTAATCGAGTTCTTTGTGTGCCTACCCGACAAATGCGACGAACAAGATATATTCCACGAGGAGAACATATGA
- the LOC113497645 gene encoding acyl-CoA Delta(11) desaturase-like, which produces MAPNISEDVTGVLFESDAATPDLALASAPVYKADNKAKQLVWRNIILFAYLHLAALYGGYLFLFSAKWQTDIFAYILYVISGLGITAGAHRLWAHKSYKAKLPLRIILAAFNTVAFQDAAMDWARDHRMHHKYSETDADPHNATRGFFFSHIGWLLVRKHPDLKEKGKGLDMSDLLADPVLRFQKKYYLLLMPLACFVMPTMIPVYCWGETWTNAFFVAAMFRYAFILNVTWLVNSAAHKWGDKPYDKSIKPSENLSVAMFALGEGFHNYHHTFPWDYKTAELGNTKLNFTTAFINFFAKIGWAYDLKTVSDDIVKNRVKRTGDGSHHLWGWGDKDHSKEEIAAAIRINPKDD; this is translated from the exons ATGGCTCCAAACATTTCGGAGGACGTAACAGGAGTCCTCTTCGAGAGCGATGCGGCAACACCAGACCTGGCACTCGCGAGTGCACCAGTTTACAAGGCCGATAACAAAGCAAAACAGCTGGTCTGGAGGAACATCATACTCTTCGCGTACCTTCATTTAGCAGCGCTTTACGgtggatatttgttcctcttctCAGCTAAATGGCAGACAGATATATTTG CCTACATCCTGTATGTGATCTCTGGTTTGGGAATAACGGCTGGAGCTCATCGACTATGGGCCCACAAGTCATACAAGGCCAAATTGCCCCTTAGAATCATTTTGGCCGCCTTCAACACCGTAGCATTCCAG gaTGCTGCAATGGATTGGGCACGAGACCACCGCATGCATCACAAGTACTCTGAGACCGATGCTGACCCTCATAACGCGACTCGTGGATTCTTTTTCTCTCACATTGGCTGGCTTCTAGTCAGAAAGCACCCGGACCTCAAGGAGAAGGGCAAAGGGCTCGACATGAGCGACTTGCTTGCCGATCCCGTGCTTAGATTCCAGAAAAA GTACTATCTTCTGTTGATGCCTCTGGCTTGCTTCGTCATGCCTACAATGATTCCGGTGTATTGCTGGGGTGAAACGTGGACAAATGCATTCTTTGTGGCGGCCATGTTTCGTTACGCATTCATCCTGAACGTCACGTGGCTTGTAAACTCCGCTGCCCACAAGTGGGGAGACAAGCCCTATGACAAAAGCATCAAGCCATCTGAAAACTTGTCAGTGGCCATGTTCGCTCTCGGTGAAGGCTTCCATAACTATCACCACACATTCCCCTGGGACTACAAAACCGCTGAGCTTGGCAACACCAAGCTCAACTTCACAACAGCCTTCATTAACTTCTTTGCTAAAATCGGTTGGGCTTACGATCTGAAGACCGTGTCTGACGACATCGTCAAGAACAGGGTGAAGCGCACCGGTGACGGTTCTCACCACCTGTGGGGATGGGGGGACAAGGACCACTCCAAAGAGGAAATCGCAGCCGCCATTAGGATCAACCCTAAAGATGACTAG